One Trichosurus vulpecula isolate mTriVul1 chromosome 7, mTriVul1.pri, whole genome shotgun sequence genomic region harbors:
- the LOC118858177 gene encoding HLA class II histocompatibility antigen, DRB1 beta chain-like, whose amino-acid sequence MLCVLLPKGFWTEVLAVTLLVLTSQVAAGRHAPEHFTEQLKAECHFVNGTESVRYVLRFIYNREEFVRFDNAVGEFVAVTELGRRSAEYLNRDKDYLEGRRTAVDWLCRHNYQVVPFLLRGPFEPEVIVYPSKTAPLGHHNLLVCSVTGFYPGDIEVRWFVNGQEETAGVVSTGLISNGDWTYQILVMLEMTPKRGDVYTCQVEHSSLQRPVILDWRAQSESAQSKMLSGVGGLVLGLIFFGVGLIVHRRSQKGNRGSQPTGLLS is encoded by the exons ATGCTGTGTGTCTTGCTGCCCAAGGGCTTCTGGACAGAGGTTCTGGCTGTGACCCTACTGGTGCTGACTTCCCAGGTGGCTGCAGGAAGACATGCTCCAG AGCACTTCACGGAGCAGCTTAAGGCCGAGTGTCACTTTGTGAACGGGACGGAGAGCGTGCGGTATGTGCTGAGATTCATCTACAACCGCGAGGAGTTTGTGCGCTTCGACAACGCCGTGGGGGAGTTTGTGGCGGTGACGGAGCTGGGGCGGCGCAGTGCTGAGTATTTGAACAGAGACAAGGATTACCTGGAGGGCAGACGGACCGCGGTGGACTGGTTATGCAGGCACAACTACCAGGTGGTGCCCTTCTTACTGCGCGGGCCCT ttGAGCCCGAGGTGATTGTGTATCCATCAAAGACAGCTCCCCTGGGACACCACAACCTGCTTGTCTGCTCTGTCACTGGTTTCTATCCTGGGGACATTGAGGTCAGGTGGTTCGTGAATGGGCAGGAGGAGACAGCTGGGGTTGTGTCCACAGGCCTGATCAGCAATGGAGACTGGACCTACCAGATCCTGGTGATGCTGGAAATGACCCCCAAGCGTGGAGATGTCTACACCTGCCAAGTGGAGCACTCCAGCCTTCAGAGACCTGTCATCCTAGACTGGA GAGCACAGTCTGAATCTGCCCAGAGTAAGATGCTGAGTGGAGTCGGGGGCCTCGTGCTGGGGCTGATCTTCTTTGGGGTTGGTCTCATTGTCCACAGGAGGAGTCAGAAAG gtAATCGGGGTTCACAGCCAACAG GGCTCCTGAGCTGA